GGCAGCAAGAACAATCGCAAACCGCGCATGAAAGACGCCGACAGGACCCAACGATATCTATACAAAGTAGCCCGGCGAACCGTCGGTGCGGCCGATAGAGGGCTTAGTCACTATGACAAGGCCCGCCGATCGTCCGCCCGCCGCAGACGTGACGGTGCCATCATCGAAATTGTGCCCAACATCGCGCAAGGGATGGCGGCAGGGTCGAAGCGCCTTGCTCCTCTGCCATTGGACCTCGCACGAGCGGGCTCGGCGCGACAGATTACCCGTCGTTCCGTGAGAGCTGCGACGAGGATGCTCAACGAGTTTTGAACCGGCAGCAAGACGTCAAAGTAGCGGTCCGCAATGGTGTGAACCGGTGGCGCAAGCGCACCGCGCCGAAGGCGGAGGACCGCAAGCGGCCCGCTCCGTTCTACGAGCCTGCCGACGTCGACCCCGACCTGCTGGCAGCGGAGGATGTGCTCTTTGCTCTTCCGCGACGGGCGCCGTTCACGGCAACTACCGCCTCGCAGATCGCCCCTCGCCGGCTGCGTCTGACAGCTCCGTTCCGTCCGGGAGTGCTTCTGACACTTGGACGGATCCTGGTTTGGCTTCGGGGACTTTCCCTTCTCCTCGGCGGAATCCTGCTGGATCGACTGCGAGGCAACCACTCACCGAGAAGCCGGGCGATTCGCCTTCGCGAGACCATTGCCCGGATTGGCGGTTCCTTCATCAAGCTCGGCCAGCAGGCCTCGGTTCGAGCCGACCTGCTACCTCAGGAATACTGCGAGGAGCTGACATCTCTGTTGGATCAGGTCGATCCGTTCCCCGTACGACAGGCAATCGAGTCAATCGAAAAGAGCACCGGGAAGTCATTGAGCGAGACCTTCGCAGCGTTCGACCCCAATCCGATCGGATCAGCGTCCATAGCGTGTGTGTACCAGGCTGTTTTGCACACGGGGGAACGGGTGGCGGTCAAGGTCCAGCGTCCCGACGTCGGTCGTCAGATCGCCGCCGACCTGCGTGTGCTGAGCTGGTTGGCTTCCGCCGCGGAGAGGCTGACCCTGGTGCGGCCCGGCTTTACAGAGAACGTCCTGACGGAGATTCGTACCGCGCTAATGGAAGAGTTGGACTTCTACCGGGAGGCGAAGTTCCAGGAGATCTTCCGCCGACGGGCCAGGAAGGCCCGGCGGCCCTACTTCACAGCTCCGAAGATCTACGCGGATCTCTCCGGGGAGAACGTCATCGTGGAAGAGTTCGTCTCGGGAATCTGGTTGTTCGAGTTGCTCGCTGCCGTCGAGACCAACGACACCGAAGCCCTCGCCCATATGGCAGAGTTGAACATCAACCCGGCGGAGGTTGCCAGGCGGATGATCTGGGTCAGTCATTGGGGTCTTTGGGATAGCGTGTTCTTCCACGGCGACCCGCATCCGGCCAATATCATCATCCAGCGAGACAACCGGTTGGTCTTCGTCGACTTCGGGGCAATGGGTTCGATGCCGGCATCTCGTCGATCCGCCATGCGCGAGATCTACAACCTGATGGAGCACGAGGACCTCGAGGGGATGGCCCGGTTGTCCCTGACCCTGCTCGAACCACTGCCGCCGATCGACACCGACCGGGTCATCAAAGCAGTAGAGCAGGTCTTCTGGGATGCGCTGCTTGCCAACCGGAGCAAGAACTCGGAATGGTACGAGCGGACGACTGCCCAGCTGTGGCTCGGATTCTTCCGCGTGACGAGCCGCTTCAAGATACCGATGAGTTTCGACACGGTGCGACTGATCCGGGCGACTCTGCTCTACGACACCCTGGCGGCGCGCCTCGACCACGACATCGATCTGACCAAGGAGTACCGTCGCTACCGGCGCGACGCAGGAAAGAACGCACGCAAGCGCGTCGTAGCAGCGACAGAGCGCCGCATCACCAACGGGCTGGACAACGAGGACTATCTCAGGCTTGAACAGCTAACTGCACTGGGGCGCAGCGCCATCGTGCAAGCCGAGCGTTTGACGACGCTGCGGTCGTTCAACTTCGGCGCGTATGTCGGAAAGCTGGTGGCAACGGTCGTCTTGACGATCTCGCTCGCGACCCAGCTGGCCGCGATCACAGCAGCTGCCGTCGTAGCCGTGATGATATTCGGGTCACCCGAAGCAGAGGGATTTGGAGGAGCGCTGGA
This genomic window from Acidimicrobiia bacterium contains:
- a CDS encoding AarF/UbiB family protein, whose protein sequence is MNRQQDVKVAVRNGVNRWRKRTAPKAEDRKRPAPFYEPADVDPDLLAAEDVLFALPRRAPFTATTASQIAPRRLRLTAPFRPGVLLTLGRILVWLRGLSLLLGGILLDRLRGNHSPRSRAIRLRETIARIGGSFIKLGQQASVRADLLPQEYCEELTSLLDQVDPFPVRQAIESIEKSTGKSLSETFAAFDPNPIGSASIACVYQAVLHTGERVAVKVQRPDVGRQIAADLRVLSWLASAAERLTLVRPGFTENVLTEIRTALMEELDFYREAKFQEIFRRRARKARRPYFTAPKIYADLSGENVIVEEFVSGIWLFELLAAVETNDTEALAHMAELNINPAEVARRMIWVSHWGLWDSVFFHGDPHPANIIIQRDNRLVFVDFGAMGSMPASRRSAMREIYNLMEHEDLEGMARLSLTLLEPLPPIDTDRVIKAVEQVFWDALLANRSKNSEWYERTTAQLWLGFFRVTSRFKIPMSFDTVRLIRATLLYDTLAARLDHDIDLTKEYRRYRRDAGKNARKRVVAATERRITNGLDNEDYLRLEQLTALGRSAIVQAERLTTLRSFNFGAYVGKLVATVVLTISLATQLAAITAAAVVAVMIFGSPEAEGFGGALETVLHWLPYQLFMALLGLLSIRRILFRLNDREL